The Xiphophorus hellerii strain 12219 chromosome 5, Xiphophorus_hellerii-4.1, whole genome shotgun sequence genome window below encodes:
- the nacc1b gene encoding nucleus accumbens-associated protein 1 yields MAQTLQMAIPNFGNNVLECLNEQRLQGLYCDVSVVVKGHAFKAHRAVLAASSSYFRDLFNAGGKSSVVELPPAVQPQSFQQILAFCYTGRLSMNIGDQFLLMYTAGFLQIQQIMEKGTEFFLKVSSPSCDSQGLHAEETPSSEPQSPVTQTVGGVGVGVAAAPVGRPASCLTPLPLVSKVKSEQTATTPQQVPQHQQEGSPYSVVCTPVAKRLWEGANRDGGGGSGGGGGGGMRKAARYSSSSSSSSSCNAATQDTSGRGPATGVVMGAGVGGAALVGGAGLNTNHNSNNNNVGTPEGTSPGTLSMYTSDSPISYHDDEEEDEIADESAEEQYRQICNMYTMYSMLNAGAAVVGERVDALPDLAPDSGGGRGGKGGRSRQDLASLPAELISQIGNRCHPKLYEEGDPAEKLELVSGTSVFISRAQLMNCHVSAGTRHKVLLRRLLAAFFDRSTLANSCGTGIRSSTNDPSRKPLDNRVLHAVKFYCQNFAPSFKESEMNAIAADMCTNARRVVRKSWIPKLKLLMADSDAYSAFLADSVKMEADVLGVEQGFDPTSLEAVAAAGNNSEASSGTMSADAMPGAGGDGSTLF; encoded by the exons ATGGCTCAGACGCTGCAGATGGCGATCCCCAACTTTGGCAACAATGTCCTGGAGTGTCTGAACGAACAGCGGCTGCAGGGCCTCTATTGTGACGTCTCCGTGGTCGTCAAGGGGCATGCCTTTAAG GCTCATCGTGCAGTTCTGGCAGCCAGCAGCTCCTACTTCCGGGATCTGTTCAATGCCGGCGGGAAGAGCTCTGTGGTGGAGCTGCCGCCGGCTGTGCAGCCGCAGAGCTTCCAGCAGATTCTGGCCTTCTGCTACACGGGGCGCCTCAGCATGAACATCGGAGACCAGTTTCTGCTGATGTACACCGCCGGCTTCCTCCAGATCCAACAGATAATGGAGAAAGGCACAGAGTTTTTCCTCAAG GTCTCTTCCCCAAGCTGTGACTCCCAGGGTCTCCATGCCGAGGAGACTCCGTCCTCCGAGCCCCAGAGTCCAGTCACCCAGACAGTCGGAggggtgggtgtgggtgtggcTGCAGCGCCTGTAGGAAGGCCTGCTTCCTGTCTGACGCCTCTTCCCTTGGTATCCAAGGTGAAGTCGGAACAAACGGCCACTACGCCTCAGCAAGTCCCTCAGCACCAGCAG GAGGGCTCACCCTACTCTGTGGTCTGCACCCCCGTGGCCAAGCGGCTGTGGGAGGGGGCCAACCGGGATGGCGGCGGGGGGTCTGGAGGAGGCGGGGGAGGTGGAATGAGGAAGGCTGCACGCTactcgtcctcctcctcttcttcctcgtCTTGTAACGCAGCGACGCAGGATACGTCTGGGCGAGGCCCGGCGACCGGTGTTGTGATGGGAGCCGGCGTTGGCGGTGCCGCTTTAGTGGGAGGAGCTGGACTCAACACTAACCACAACAGTAACAACAACAATGTCGGCACCCCTGAAGGCACCAGCCCGGGCACGCTCAGCATGTACACGAGTGACTCGCCAATCAGCTACCACGACgatgaggaggaggacgagATTGCGGACGAGAGCGCCGAAGAGCAGTACAGACAAATCTGCAACATGTACACCATGTACAGCATGCTGAACGCCGGAGCGGCAG TGGTTGGAGAAAGGGTGGACGCTTTGCCAGACTTGGCCCCCGATTCGGGAGGCGGGCGTGGAGGCAAAGGGGGGCGGTCCCGGCAGGACCTGGCGTCGCTGCCGGCCGAGCTCATCAGCCAGATCGGCAACCGCTGCCACCCGAAGCTCTACGAGGAAGGCGACCCGGCGGAGAAGCTGGAGCTGGTCAGCGGCACCTCCGTCTTCATCTCGCGTGCCCAGCTCATGAACTGTCACGTCAGCGCCGGCACCCGCCACAAAGTGCTACTCAGGCGGCTGCTGGCGGCGTTCTTTGACAG GAGCACACTAGCTAACAGCTGTGGAACCGGCATCCGCTCATCGACCAATGACCCCAGCCGGAAGCCGTTGGACAACAGAGTGCTGCATGCGGTCAAAT TCTACTGCCAGAACTTTGCACCGAGCTTCAAGGAGAGCGAGATGAACGCCATCGCGGCCGACATGTGCACCAACGCCAGGCGCGTCGTACGGAAGAGCTGGATCCCCAAGCTCAAACTGCTGATGGCCGACAGCGACGCATACTCGGCCTTCCTGGCCGACAGCGTGAAGATGGAGGCCGACGTGCTTGGGGTGGAGCAGGGCTTCGACCCTACCTCTCTGGAGGCCGTGGCGGCGGCCGGCAATAACAGCGAAGCGTCTAGCGGGACCATGTCGGCTGACGCCATGCCAGGGGCCGGCGGAGACGGCA